In Mycosarcoma maydis chromosome 20, whole genome shotgun sequence, the genomic stretch TGCTGTACGTCGATTTGCAAGGTGGACTCAAGCGGTGCGGTGGTCAAGGAGATGTTTTGGCCGGTTGTCTCGGAACTTTGGCTGGATGGGCAAAGATTTATCAGGACGAGAATCCAACTCTTCCTGCTAGGTCTACTACGACCGACGGTGATCTGATCGCAGAAGATCgactgctgttgctggcaGGATATGCGGCAAGTGTGACAGCGAGGACATGTAGCAGACTGGCGTTTGCAAAGTCCAAGAGGGCAATGCTGGCGGATGATCTGCTGCCTGAAGTAGGGCGCGCATATGAGGAGCTGTGGGGAGATGTACAGGCTTTGCTTTGAGATGCCCGCTTGACGGCGGTCAGCAATTCAAGCTACATGATTGCATCGCACTGCATCGtcgttcacggttcacgtTGACGGTTGAGTGATAACGTCTGTCAGAGCCCTTTGTGTTCCACGCTTGATGCAAGTTTTTCGCCGACCACGAACGGGcaagtcgatcgagaaTGGACGAGACGCTGCAACTAGTGCAAAGTCTTACCACGAGCTTAGACGGGGAAATGGTTCATTCAGTGCCACCGTCTTGGGCCAACTGACGCGGTGACTTGCACGGTGGGATGAGGAGGGCAACACTcgtaactcgtgactgctcGCAGCCCAAGATGTGAgtgccaatcgtgaatcgtgaatcatgaattgaCAGAgactcacgaatcacgaatgaagcACAAAGTTAACATGGAAGAACGTCCAGGGCTgcttgattcacgattcacgattcacgatttgtgcAAAATTCGTGATGATTCTCTCTGCTCTCTAATCGCGAATCTAATCATCTTTCCGAGATTCTGCCGTGTACGGTCCGAAGTGTTCCTGAATcaccaaccacgaatcgtgaatcacgaatggcggGCCGAGCTAGCACAGTAAGCGAAGCGACCCCGCCTTTTGTTTGATTgtttgattcgtgatttgtgcCCTGTTACTCCAATCAAGTTGATCCTGTGAATTGATAAGCCCAAAATTTCCAATTTGGACGTGGAAATTAGATGTAATTCTTTCCGTCGTGAAGGTCATTTGCGCTGTTCTGACCGACACCGCGATAGCCGTCTCGGCAGGCGCTACTGCTCAAGTGCCCTGGATGAAATACTgacagactcacgactcacgactgtgactctcTCGTCTCTCGTCTCTAGTCACAGgctcgcacgtcgcacGTCGGATGAGCCGTCGCCGatgacattcgtgatttgttgTTGCGCTTCATCACCTATTGGCAGGCCAATTCAAGTCCATCTTGACAATTACTTTGAACTGTACCTTCTCTGCCTCAGCCGCTCCCCAGCCGCTTCAGGCCCATGCTAAACCCGACGTCGAGCGGCGCACCAcgtaatcacgaatcactaCCAACGCGTGAGAAGGTAGAGCTCACATCGTCAACCCATCCCAATCCTAACAGCCGCGATTAGCCATTCCAAAGTTCCTCCATTCCGACTCGGCTTCTGGTAAGCTGCTCAGTCATTCCGTTCAcacaacgacaacgacgacgacaacaacaacaacaacaacaacaacaacaacaacaacaacaacaacaacaacaacaacaacaacaacaacaacatcatcatcatcatcatcatcatcatcatcatcatcatcatcatcatcagcagcagcttcacCGGTCTCAATATGCTTCCATAGAACGCTTATCGAATCAATTCAGATCCTgctttggcagcatccTCTCTGTCTGCCTCTGTTCGGCTCATGTCTGCATTCTATGCTATCGTCTCACGTCCGAGCTGTATCAAACCTGTCGCTACATAAGGCTGCTCGACTCTGACGCCGACACAGATGGCAGCCATGGAGGTCGACGCCAAACCCATCACAAAGAGGATCTCTTACGTCCTGCCGCCTTGCCGCTTCCCTCCGACCACATTCGGTCTGCCACCGCTGGGTGCCGATCGCCGCTTCACTACAGGTCCTCTCCTCATCCCGCCTAAAACGCATCGCTCTTACACTGACAGCCATGctccatcctcgtccttctcgGCCGCTTCCACATCGGATAGGTCGAACCTGTTGAATCCTACACTCGCTTCCCATCCCCAGCACTCACTTGCCGTCTCTTCTCTCGCTATAGACACCACCACCTGTATAGCAAGCTCAGCTAGCCCTCAGGAAGACGATCTTGACGACGCCGCCGAGTCTCGTCGTTCGATCGAACATGGTCGTGACGCCATTCCTCAGGGCATCCTTTACACTGGTGGCCGCGATGGCCTCGTCGGTGCATGGGAGCTGGGCCTGCCTATGCGTAAGAAAAATGTACTCTCCCTCGATAATCATGCTGGCACATCTTCCTCATCCaacctccaccaccacagcGAATCGATCAGTCTGCTCGCAGATACCTCTGCGCTGCCCGCTGGTGCTGACATCGACCTACTCGCATACTGGCAAGCCGATCCATTACGTGCGCATCGCGCCAAACCAACACGCTTCCGTCAATGCGTTCAGTCTCACACCGACTGGATCAACGACATTCTTCTCTGCAACCGCAATCAGAcgctcatctcggcttCCTCCGATCGTACTGTCAAGGTCTGGAATCCGCACGATCCGCAGCACAGCCTCAGTCCCCACGTGCTGGGCACTCACAAGGACTACGTCAAGGCACTCGCTCATGCTTCCGAATCCGGCTATGTCGCCAGTGGTGGCTTTGACAAGTGCATCAAACTCTGGGACATACGCGAAGCTAGAGCAGCTCCCATGCTTGAACTCGATGACAGGGCCGTAAAGTCATCCATCTATGCGCTTAGCGTCAACCCTAGCGGCTCGGTCATCGCCGCCGGCTCGCCAGAGCAACATGTCAAGGTCTGGGATCCACGCAGCGGCAAAAAATGTGCCGAGCTCGTTGGCCACACTGACAACGTTCGCGCCGTTCTCGTCAGCGAAGATGGGCGCTACCTCTTGTCCGGTTCGGCCGACTCCACGGTCCGTCTCTGGTCACTGGCAGAACAGCGGTGTTTACACACCTTCACCCATCACGACGATTCGGTCTGGTCGCTCTTCTCCGATCATCCTACCCTCGACGTCTTCTACTCGGGGGATCGTCAGGGCTACGTGTGCAAGGTCGACTGGGAGCGCTGCGCCGAAGTTTCCGAGGGCGAGTGTGTCGTGCTCTGTCAGGAACGAGATGCCGCCTCGGACGATCAAGGTGGCGACCAAACCGATGACGTTCCGCACCATCTTCCCGACTCGCACAGACGCGACGCCAAGTCTGGCATTCAAAAGATCGTAGCACTCGATGACACCTACTTTTGGACGGCCACAGGTCAGACCAGCGTCCATCGTTGGAGAGACGTGCCCCGTCGCTCAGAGAGAGAAGCCATCTATCCGATTGCTGGTGCACGCTCGCGATCGCGCGAGCTCTCCCACCGCGCCTCGTTTGGAAGCCACAGCCTGCATCGACATAGCATGGACACCAGTCGTTCGCCCGAGTTGGCCCATCTCCTGCAATCGCCCTCTGTCACCTTTGCTGAGCCATCAGCGGAACTGCTCCGTCGCGATTTGTCTGTACATGATGCTGGCAAtagtgctgctgcgtcatCTCcctccgccgccgccgctctCTCGGCTCTTCAGAACGGTCTCGACCTTCCCCCAACCAACGTTCCTCTTGCAGCTACGCTTCATGGCATTCCGTTCGATAGCCTGGTCAGTCTGGCTCCAGTCAGCGATCCCTATGGCGACAAGATCGGGCTGGGAAGTGTCAGCGTTCGAGATCCACGCGGCCATGCCGACGAGTCCATGTTCAGCACAGCTCCGCTTCGTTCCATTGCCAGTCGTATCTCAATGGACCAAAGCAGCGTCCTGAACCATACCACAGCTACTCGCTCGCCTGTCGTGTCGCCCATCAATATGCATCTGGCCCACGTTCACGCGATGGATACACCTCAACGTCCGGCCAGTACACGCTCTGCCAGCCTCCGATTTGCGCCCACAGATGAGATGTACGAGCCTGACGGTCTTGGTAGCTCATGGGAAAGCGGCTTGGATCCCGATGCGTCGATCCCCGTGAAGCAGCTGGCAGAGATGCGTCTAAACGGCAGGCGCCAGAGCGGCGCAGACGTGACCGTCAGTGAAGATGCTCATGACGAGGATCACAGTGCAtaccaagctcgaatcgcatTCGAGGACCGTGAGCTGGCACAGGAAGCAACGCCGTTGCGTCAAAAGCCCGACGCAGTGATTTTGGGCTCGCACGGTCTGGTccgctcgtcgatgctcaaCGATCGCCGTCATGTGATCACCATCGACAGTACAGGCTCGGTCATGCTTTGGGACATTGTCAAGGGCGTTTGCATCGGCGACTTTGATCGTGAAGAGGTGGAAAAAGCTGCGCTCGAGTCCAATCTCATCCCCTACACTTTCATGCGCAAATGGCGCCCCGAGCAGACGCCAGGTGACACACTCGAGGTGGTCAAGGAGCGCATCGAGGGACAGGGCGTCACGCCGCTCTGGTGCTCTGCAGAAACCAGGAGCGGCGCTCTCACCGTCCACATCGAGGAAGCGCGCTGCTTTGAGGCTGAGTTCTACATTGACGAATTTGTCGATTGCCTCGACACTGCCAACTTCAAAGAGGACCAGCGTGGCCAGGTCGCTCGCTGGCTGCTCCGAACTCTCTTTGCTGGCTTTGTGGATGCAGAGTGCGAGCTGCGTCCTGCCACAGTAGACCAGGCGGGTACTACTCGCCCGCCAGAAACGCCAGCGTGGGACAGGATCGTGCGTGCGCAGAGGAACAGGTCGTTCATACCTGGCATGACGATGGGTCTGGCCACTCCAGCAAAGACGCCAGCACTGACCTCGTCCGCTTCTAATCCGCTCTACCTGGGGTCAGCTCAGAAGGGCGCGGCTGGCGACAGCGGCGACCGCACAGCTCTACCGACTTCGACTACATTGGCGGGCGATTCGGGTCAATCTGCTAGCGACTACTTTTCGGCAAAGGGATCAACCGCTGCTCAGGGTGCAAGCAAAGTGCCTCAACCACCCGGAGCAAGGGTGCGAGAAGGCTCTtcggtcgacgagatcaatGGCAGTGTCGTGACCCCAGGTGTGGGCACGGCCAACGGCAAtggaggtggaagcggatTTATGAACAAATTCCGCTTTGGCAAGAACAAGACAGACAAAGCGGATGCACAGGCAGACGCactcgacgaggctgccaagaaaACTCGCGATGCATCCGCCGCTGCGGGATCTGCTGACGGCAATGATGGTCCACGCAAGGCTTTAACGCAAAGCCAGATGCTGAAAGAGCTGTTTGACAAGCCACTTGCGCCCGCTTCATTGAAGGagatgccgaggctgcCACTGCCTCAGGACACTGCTGTGATCATTTCCGAATCATCGGCCGATGCAGGCTCTTGGGAAGTCGTCTACCGTGGTCTGGTCAGCTGTACAGGCGACGACAccgaggtgctcgagcaggCGGCGCCCATGTGGCTGCTCGACTATCTGCTCCACAACCACGTCAATGCGCGAGACCCGGTAAAACTCAGCTTCACTCTCTCCCCCTGGAGGCCTGCTGATGTGCACTCGGATGGATTCGGAGGTTACGATCTGAGCACAGTCCAGCCTATGCCCGAGCTACCGACGGGCAACGCAAGGTTGACAGCGACGCGATGCTTGCGCATCCGAAAAGCATGCTACTATGTCGTagagaagctcgagctttCCGCGCCGCGTTCGAGGACAGCAAGCATCAATGCTAGCCGACGTTCGTCGGTCGATGCCAGCGCAGCTGGCACCAAACGTACACCAGGCTCAGCTTTGCCAGGTTCTGTTGCACCAGCACAGCACACCTCAGCGGGTATCGCGGCAGCTTTGAGCATGACCAGAGCCGACGTACCACCAACTTGGCAACACGCGCAGAATGCAGACGGCCAAGCAATGGTGGAGCCGATGCTTGATGCGCATGAGATGATTGAGATCTTGTGCAATGACGTGGTCTTGCCTGTAGAGGTGACACTTGCACAGTGCCAGCGCTTCTATTGGAGGTCAGGCGGTGACATTCGGCTCGAATACCGGATCAAGAACGTGgcctgattcacgattcacgattgtcgtCATATACTTGCGCCCGATCAGATCAACATGCTTGGATATTATCATTTCAGTAGTGTGTAGAATACGACCTTGTGCTTGGAAGAGGTTCGGAGATGTCGAGGCAGCGGGGCGTGTGCAGGATCGCTTGCGACGAAAGACAGGCTGGTGCGCACACCATGTGAACGAGACAAACGTGAAAGGTTGGTTGTGGCAgggtgattcgtgattgaggTAGGAGCGTGTACTTGATGCTCAAGACGCGTAAGGTGTCAGGGTCCAAGGCAcggcactcacgactgtgtCTATCTGGCTCGACAAAGTGTTGTTCTTTTTTTGCTCGCATCGCCAGAGCTGGATGGCTCTGTCTGTCTCTTGAGAATTCGGGTCGGTTTGGTTATCAAGGTTTCTTCAAATCCACGAGAGACATACggaagtcgtgagtgtgaggGTGGAAATTTCTTGCAGAGCTGCATCCACGTCCACGTCGACGTGCGAGCGCGGCAGAACGATCGTTACTCGGTGCGATCGGTGACATTggcgattcgtggttcatTCGTGGGTGACGATCCGAAGCGCGCGAGCATGAGCAAGATGCGGCTTAGCGCGCACGGTGCGACGGCCACGTTTGCCACTCCCAATAGCCACGCTTGGCGGCGAAGCACATCGTACTCTCGAGACTCGACGCCGTTACCGTCTCAATTTGTGCATGCGAGCTCTTGCACTCGTATGGAAGCGTGGATACGATGCACAGCGCTTGCTACGAGCAATCTGGCTCTACCAGCTGACAAGACGCGCTACTTGAGCGCCGCCATCCGCCATGCCCAGTGTCGACCATCCAACACGcgcacgagcagcttgacaaGACCAAACGTGAGGTATGCCTCTCAATCGTGTGCAGatcgccaagaagcagctctGAACACATCCCCTTCAACACGAACCAAACGACGCACAACTGTAGCATACGATTCACTCGCGTCTTCGGTTCTGGGCGAAGACGGTCAACCACTACCGGCTCTGGCAGCTTTGACACCTGCAGTACGGAAGCGCAGCCGGAGCAAGTCACGCACCAAGCCGTACACTGATGCAGCCACATGCGCAGAAGCATCGGCGCAAGAGACTGAGAGCATCCGATGGCCACCACTAGCGCAAAGCGTGCTCGACGATATGGCGCGTTTCCCATCGACCATCCTGCTGACGCGTGTTGGCGGCTTCTACGAATCCTACTTCTCGCAAGCACCGCAACTCGCATCGATGCTTGgcatcaagctcgccaaccGTCGATGGGGCGGCCAAGACGTACCCATGGCAGGCTTCCCTGTCTTCCAATTGGAAAAGTACCTCAagatcctcgtcctcgatAAACGGCTGCTCGTTGCCATCTCGGAAGAGTTCCGACCGAAAGACGACAAAGTCGGAAACGCCACCGAGATCACAAGGCGAGTGAATAGGGTCGTCAGTCCTGGCACGCTGATTGACGAAAAGTTCCTGGATCCGTTTGTCAACAATTTCATCGTTGCCGTCAGCGTCATGCACGAGCAGGACAAGGTGAGGTATGGTCTCGCATGGCTGGATGTGGGCACGGCAGACTTCAATACAGCGGTGTGCGAGGACTTTAAGACATTGAGGGACGAGATCGCGAGGATTGGACCGAAGGAGATCGTCATCGATGCTGGCACGATCGATGCTAGTGAGGCGCAAGAAGGTGTTGTCCAGCAGGTGATTGCAGAGCGAGTACAAGAGAAgcgcatcaagctcgataTAAGGGAGCTAGTCACCGATTCGAGTATCTACATTTCCCACTTtcatccacctcctccCTCTCCTCCTGCAACCAAGCCTGTTGAAACGCATCAAGAATCAGCTGCACAAGACACTTTTGCGCCACCGACAAGCTCGCTCGACGCGGTTGAGACAGCCACGGTGCACGCGCTTCTCTCATACCTACGCACGCGCCTGCTAGACCACGAAACCGCCTCGACGCTCacgtcgctctcgctctcgcgtCCGCTCCACCAGccactcgactcgatcatGCAGATCGACGCGCACACGCTCTGCGCACTCGAAATCCGCTCCACGGGGCGCCAAGGCTCTACGCGCGGATCGCTCTTCTCGGTCCTCCGTCGAACCGTGACACGCGGCGGCACGCGTCTCCTCCAGCAATGGCTTTGCAATccctccacctcgatcaGCACAATCAACGCGCGCTTcgatgtcgtcgagctcttcctgcGTCGCAAAGCTCTGCGCGAAGATGCAAGGTCGATTTTGAGGAGCGGAGCAGGTGACGTGAGTAGGGTGCTGCAGAAACTGATGACCAGGAGAAATGATGAGCAGGATCTGTTAGAGGTGAGAGATGCAATCGGAGCGATGGATAGGCTAAAGAGGTTGATGCAGTCTGAGGTGGAGTTTATGGCTTGTGAAGAAAAGGAGAGGCAGACGCTGGAGAATCTGGTGTCCAAGTTTCACGATCTGACCGACTTGGCGAGCAGGTTGGGCGACGCAATTGATGAAAGAGTGATCGCATTGAGGTTGGAGAGGCAGGAGACGCTCGCGGCGGAAGTCCAAGACATTGCCGCAGCGTCGTCTGCTTCAGACGGTTCGCGTGCTCAGATTCGAAACCTCGGTAGCGGCACTCCCACTCGcgctgcggctgcatcCAAAGGCGTCAGTGCGGCCAAGCGCGGTGGAAACAGTAGCGTCGCAGCCGACCATGTGGATCCTGACGACTCTTGTTCGCTCTGGGGCGATGATTTCGAACACCTGATACGACCCGCCTCGTCTAAAGCGCTCGCCAGTCTCACACGCTCGCATCGCGCGCTGCGGCGCACCGCGCGCAGGCTCGAACTCGACTTTCAACAAGCCTACGCATCCGACAATGTTACGCTTCGCTACGTGCTCGGTCAGGGGTACGTCGTGCACTCGCGTGGTAAAGCTTTGGCGTCGACTCCTAACGTGGCGCTGCCGTCGACGTGCACGTCGTCGATGGAGGATTTGAGCGTACACATTGCTGGCAAGAATCGTTCGACGCACACGTACTACTGCGCTACATGGACCGCTCTTGGATCGCGGCTGGATCGGCTGTGCAAGGAAATGCaagcgctcgagtcgatcgagcttgaggcACTGCGTCAACACGTGCTGGAACAAGCTGCGCAGTTGCGCACCAACGCCAGGTTgctcgaccagatcgatGTGCTATCGTCCTTCTCGCAAGCGTCGGAAGAGTATCATCTGGTGCGACCAATCGTCGATGATTCAACCGATATCGACGTTGCTGGTGCGCGACATCTGTCTGTGGAAATGGGCTTGCTCGAACGCGGTCGACTGTTTACGCCGAATTCACTCAACCTCTCGGATGGAGGTGTTCACATCATCACCGGTCCCAATATGGGCGGCAAGTCGACTTTTCTTCGATCGATCGCTCTGCTTACTATCCTAGCGCAATGCGGCTGCTTCGTCCCCTGTTCGCATCCCTCACGTCTCGGACTGGTAGATCGCATCTTCACGCGCATAGGTGCTCAAGACGACGTTTTCCGCGACCGCTCCACATTCATGGTGGAAATGTGTGAGGTTGGCGAAATCCTGAATCGTGCCACACACCGTTCACTCGTCATTGCCGACGAAATCGGGCGTGGCACAAGCAACCTCACTGGGATCGCTGTCGGCTTCGCAACACTCGAGTGCCTCTGGCAACGAAGATGCAGGACGCTGTTCGCAACGCATTTTTACGAAATCTGCGATCTGGTCAAAGACCAAGCTTGGCCGCGAGTCGAGTTTTGGTCCACCGATGTCCACCATACCACACACGGCTCCTTGGTGTATCAACATGAATTGAAGAAGGGCGTCAACACCAACAGCTATGGTCTGCAGGTCGCAAGATTGGCCAACCTGCCAGAGCACACGTTGGAGTTGGCCAGCACGACGTTGGCCAAGTTGAAAGCGAGGACGCGCGGCGCTTAGCAAAGTGGAGCAGAGCAACGCACGCTCGAGAACAAAGCACggggaatcgtgaatacaaAGCATGTCTGTCGGGACACTTTTTTGGGGTTGGTTGGTTGGTTGGTTGGTTGACATACAAAGCTCGTGTGACCTGCAATCTAGTGAACGATAGGTGATGTACGACAGAAGAGTGAGGCGATGCTTATTGCTTGTTCAGATCGACATTGTCCAGCCCAGCACGGGTAGCGTGGACAAACGAGTCGTTTTCGTTATCCGTGGGTGGCGCATTAGCGTCGGGCTTGTGCGCTGGCAACACGACTTGGTCCTGTTTCTGGTGGTGCTTGCTGGCCTTGGCAGCGGCCTTGATCTCTTCTTCGTGTTTCTGATTGGCCAAGGCCTCCTCCTTGGTCTCTGCGGTTCCGCCCTCCTCCTTGGTGTAGAGATGCGCGAATCTCGGGTTGATtttcttgtccttcttcttcttggccacCGGTGTGTCTTCGGGATAAGCGTCCTCTTTGGCCTGTTTGAATTCGGCGTCCGTGTCAAAGAGCTTCTGTACTGGTTCGAGCAGCGTAGTGATCGCGTCGGCGACCGCCTTCTTCAGGTCGGCCGGGTGGACGGTGCCGCTGGCATAGTCGGCTTCCAAGTTTGCGTACTCGGTGTAGTGGAGTGAACCGCCGTACTTGTCCGGTCGGACGATGCTGAACATGGTTCCTTGTGGAGCATCGGGTGGCACAAAGCTTTTCGAGGCACCTTGCGATTCGTCGACGGGTGTACCCATGGATTCGGACTCGAGCCTCAATCTAGCGATCGGGAAGAGCACGGCGCGGACGAATCCCAAGACTCCATTACCGTCCACCTCTCCCGGCGCGCACACTGCATCGGCAATCTTCTTGGAGACTTGCTTGGGTGTGTCGAGAAAGTCGATCTTGGACGAGTTGTCGGAACTGCTCATTTTGCTGCCCTTCAATCCCGGGACCATGGCGTTCATGAGATGTGCCCGCTTCTTGTACCCCAGTTTGGGCAAGTACTGTTCGGCGAACGTGAAGATCTTTCGCTGATCGACACCGCCAAACTGCATGTCTACGTCGAGGTACTGTTCGTCCAACGCTTGTAGACCCGGGTAGAGCAGACCGGAGAGCAAAGGACTAGCTACCTGCTTTACCACTTCGGCACCCGCCTTCTTGGCATCGTGCTCGGTCACGGACGCACACAGTCGGTAGTTGTCCATGTTGTACGCCTCGGTCAGCTGGTAGCTGCTTCCGACCACAAATACCAGTCGGTCGGTAGGAACACCGATCGCTTTGAACACAGCGGTGAGAACGTGTCGATAGTAATTCACTCGATGACGCACCAGTTCGATAGGCGCTTTGAGGTTGTCCAAGAACGCATGGATGTCGGCGAGCAAGATCTTGACTTGGACACCGGCCCGCAGAAAGTCGGCAATTTTGGTGAGCGGTACGAGGTAGCCTACGTGAGGACGACCGGTCGGCGCTGTACCCCAGTAGGCGGAGAGCGGTCGTTCATCTTTTTCAAGGATGGATTTGATGATGTCCGCGCCAAGAACTTCGTCCAGATCACGCGTGATGAGCGAGAATCGTTCGTGAGCCGAGAGCGTAGCTTGGGATGACATGCTGAATACGAGACGGGTGACAGCTGACgacaaacgtgaatcgCAAATGGAAGCGAGACAGACGGCCTCCTCTAAGACGTGTGTGCCAGTCGTGGGTTGCGAAGCTTTCGACTCGTCAGTTGGTGCGCCCGCCGTTTTCTACGTGACTCGCCGTTTGCACGCCAAGATACGTAAACTACGTAATGCTTACATAATACTGAGCTGATGTTgaacgaatcacgaatcacgaatcacgaatcacgcaccacgcatcacgcaccacgcatcacgaatcacagatGCTAACGACACATGGCACATAACTCAATAATGAACAAAGTGTCagttattcacgatttgcaCGTTCACTGACTTGCATGCTCGCATCACTCTGTGTGACTCACTCGACTCGCAGCCTGGTTAGTAGTTAACAGAGTGACGAGTAAAGTTAACAAACACCCCGCACGGCAGGCGTGTGTATGTGCGTGCAATCATAAATCGTCGTTCGTGCTTCAAACCAAGCTGAAGTGTTgcttcgagcagcaaatcAAGATGTGCGCCTAGCTTGACTCGCCTGAGCTTCGGTCTCGAGTCGGTCCTCTGATGActgacattcgtgattgattaTTGGAGACTCGAGACGAAATTCCAGccatgagtcgtgagtgtggtTGGGACGCTTCAGAaagcgaatcacgaatggatTTGCGACAGTATGTTCCCCGCCTCCCCCTCGGCCCCGCGCCCCCGCGCTCATCGAATAAAAACTGAGCGGCAActacagtcgtgagttgctctgtgactcgtgactgtgaacGCTTGTTAGCgaccattcgtgattggcacTCAGCAGAATCACCGCATCCAGGTTCCACGTGTAAGCGGAAACTCGCATTGGTTGTGTCGTTCCTGACTCGATCTGGCCTATAAGAGGTACAGCCTGATCGCTACACGATTGTCATCTAGAGCGTCGTTAACTCCTCAcctgcggctgcagcgcaCAAGAACCAACCATGTCAGGCACGTCCAAGCTGTTCCAAGACATTGACCGTCAATACGGTGATAAGGTGGCCACGATGAGCGAGGaagccaagatgctcgtcGGACTACCCTATCTCGCCAACACAGAGAATCTCATCCGTGCGCGTGTCAGAGCACGTCGTCTTCAGACCGAGTACAACAAGACGCAACCCACCTCGGCGCTGGACGATCAGACCAACCACTTCAAGCACGGCCAGACGGTTATGTCGGAAGACCGAAAGCGTCTGCTCTCGGAACTGCTTCAAGTACCGCTCTCGCAGGTGGCCAATGTGGAAATCGAACCGCCTCTGTGGGTCGACTATGGCACCAACATCAAGCCGGAAGGCGCATTCTACGCAAACTACAACACCACAATCTTGGACTGTTCCGAGGTGAGGCTGGGCGACGGTGTGCTGTTCGGACCCAATGTCAGTATTTACTGTGGAACCCACTCAGTATCGGTCAAGGAAAGGAAGGAGGGCTTGGAAAGAAGTTTGCCCGTCAGCATTGGTAAGGACACCTGGGTAGGCGGTGGCACTATCATCATGGCTGGTGTGACCATCGGCAGGGGCTGCACAATTGGCGCCGGAAGCGTAGTTACCAAAAACATCCCGGATTGGAGCGTCGCCGCGGGTACGCCATGCAAAGTTATGAGGACACTCACccaagacgagcgagcaTGAACACAGCTTGCACCTCGACGTTGCAATACAATCACTAATATGCCCTTCAGCTGGCCGAACATTAGTCGAACTGTCGTAACAAAAAcagcgctgctcaagatgcAGGATCGTCGACAATGACACAATGCCTGGTCGCCAATGCTGCCTCGTGTCTGTGAAGCGTTCGTTGTTGGTtacatttgtgattcgtgtacagtcgtgagtcgtgagtgattcCATATCCACATAGTCTCGAATCGTGTTTGCCGCCAGAAAACCAAGTCCAACAGCCGACGTCAGAGTCACTCacagtcgcgagtcacgatttgtgattcagTCATGAGTCTGAGagtgattcatgatt encodes the following:
- a CDS encoding putative DNA mismatch repair protein, yielding MSKMRLSAHGATATFATPNSHAWRRSTSYSRDSTPLPSQFVHASSCTRMEAWIRCTALATSNLALPADKTRYLSAAIRHAQCRPSNTRTSSLTRPNVRYASQSCADRQEAALNTSPSTRTKRRTTVAYDSLASSVLGEDGQPLPALAALTPAVRKRSRSKSRTKPYTDAATCAEASAQETESIRWPPLAQSVLDDMARFPSTILLTRVGGFYESYFSQAPQLASMLGIKLANRRWGGQDVPMAGFPVFQLEKYLKILVLDKRLLVAISEEFRPKDDKVGNATEITRRVNRVVSPGTLIDEKFLDPFVNNFIVAVSVMHEQDKVRYGLAWLDVGTADFNTAVCEDFKTLRDEIARIGPKEIVIDAGTIDASEAQEGVVQQVIAERVQEKRIKLDIRELVTDSSIYISHFHPPPPSPPATKPVETHQESAAQDTFAPPTSSLDAVETATVHALLSYLRTRLLDHETASTLTSLSLSRPLHQPLDSIMQIDAHTLCALEIRSTGRQGSTRGSLFSVLRRTVTRGGTRLLQQWLCNPSTSISTINARFDVVELFLRRKALREDARSILRSGAGDVSRVLQKLMTRRNDEQDLLEVRDAIGAMDRLKRLMQSEVEFMACEEKERQTLENLVSKFHDLTDLASRLGDAIDERVIALRLERQETLAAEVQDIAAASSASDGSRAQIRNLGSGTPTRAAAASKGVSAAKRGGNSSVAADHVDPDDSCSLWGDDFEHLIRPASSKALASLTRSHRALRRTARRLELDFQQAYASDNVTLRYVLGQGYVVHSRGKALASTPNVALPSTCTSSMEDLSVHIAGKNRSTHTYYCATWTALGSRLDRLCKEMQALESIELEALRQHVLEQAAQLRTNARLLDQIDVLSSFSQASEEYHLVRPIVDDSTDIDVAGARHLSVEMGLLERGRLFTPNSLNLSDGGVHIITGPNMGGKSTFLRSIALLTILAQCGCFVPCSHPSRLGLVDRIFTRIGAQDDVFRDRSTFMVEMCEVGEILNRATHRSLVIADEIGRGTSNLTGIAVGFATLECLWQRRCRTLFATHFYEICDLVKDQAWPRVEFWSTDVHHTTHGSLVYQHELKKGVNTNSYGLQVARLANLPEHTLELASTTLAKLKARTRGA
- a CDS encoding putative tyrosyl-tRNA synthetase, which translates into the protein MSSQATLSAHERFSLITRDLDEVLGADIIKSILEKDERPLSAYWGTAPTGRPHVGYLVPLTKIADFLRAGVQVKILLADIHAFLDNLKAPIELVRHRVNYYRHVLTAVFKAIGVPTDRLVFVVGSSYQLTEAYNMDNYRLCASVTEHDAKKAGAEVVKQVASPLLSGLLYPGLQALDEQYLDVDMQFGGVDQRKIFTFAEQYLPKLGYKKRAHLMNAMVPGLKGSKMSSSDNSSKIDFLDTPKQVSKKIADAVCAPGEVDGNGVLGFVRAVLFPIARLRLESESMGTPVDESQGASKSFVPPDAPQGTMFSIVRPDKYGGSLHYTEYANLEADYASGTVHPADLKKAVADAITTLLEPVQKLFDTDAEFKQAKEDAYPEDTPVAKKKKDKKINPRFAHLYTKEEGGTAETKEEALANQKHEEEIKAAAKASKHHQKQDQVVLPAHKPDANAPPTDNENDSFVHATRAGLDNVDLNKQ
- a CDS encoding acetyltransferase (related to galactoside O-acetyltransferase), whose product is MSGTSKLFQDIDRQYGDKVATMSEEAKMLVGLPYLANTENLIRARVRARRLQTEYNKTQPTSALDDQTNHFKHGQTVMSEDRKRLLSELLQVPLSQVANVEIEPPLWVDYGTNIKPEGAFYANYNTTILDCSEVRLGDGVLFGPNVSIYCGTHSVSVKERKEGLERSLPVSIGKDTWVGGGTIIMAGVTIGRGCTIGAGSVVTKNIPDWSVAAGTPCKVMRTLTQDERA